Proteins encoded together in one Maricaulis maris window:
- the trxA gene encoding thioredoxin TrxA → MATKAVSDESFETDVINASGPVLVDFWAEWCGPCKQISPALEEIAEEMSGALTVAKVNIDDHPMTPGKYGVRGIPTLMIFKDGQVVATKVGAMAKGKIAEWVQDTI, encoded by the coding sequence ATGGCGACCAAAGCGGTCAGCGATGAATCCTTCGAGACTGATGTGATCAATGCCAGCGGCCCGGTCCTTGTGGACTTCTGGGCGGAATGGTGTGGTCCGTGCAAACAGATTTCCCCGGCTCTCGAAGAGATCGCCGAAGAGATGTCCGGTGCGCTGACGGTCGCCAAGGTCAATATCGACGATCATCCGATGACGCCGGGCAAGTACGGCGTGCGCGGTATCCCCACGCTGATGATCTTCAAGGACGGTCAGGTCGTCGCCACGAAAGTCGGCGCCATGGCCAAGGGCAAGATCGCCGAATGGGTCCAGGACACAATCTGA
- a CDS encoding S41 family peptidase — MPRTLLFAASLLALSFAGQGVAQTATVETDYVALAEAIDTTMHAHHYNPAELDSPAYEAVTQAVRALAETATTDDEFRAGFETIWETGPFSHVDLRQEGRNAEAITDWVDQLRVGNGAALSWDGDIAVLTVNTMMGVDTIEQIEAAYDEIATRDTAALIIDLRANRGGMFAFKPLVEHVLETPLDIGVFVSQGWNAHMDRAPGPQDVTTIAPWTGWSIRDFWDSAQANDLTLARLTPDGPHYGGPVYVLISEHTASAAEIAADALRASGRAILIGQGTAGEMLSQRVYDMPGGFQLYLPIADYYSLASGRIEGVGLTPDMPQDAESALQTALDLARP; from the coding sequence ATGCCCCGCACCCTGCTTTTCGCAGCCTCGCTGCTCGCCTTGTCCTTCGCCGGACAGGGCGTCGCGCAAACGGCGACGGTCGAAACCGACTATGTCGCCCTTGCAGAAGCCATAGACACCACCATGCACGCCCATCACTACAACCCCGCGGAACTGGACAGCCCCGCCTATGAGGCGGTCACACAGGCTGTGCGGGCACTGGCGGAAACGGCGACGACTGACGATGAATTCCGCGCGGGTTTCGAGACCATCTGGGAGACGGGACCCTTCTCGCACGTCGACCTTCGCCAAGAAGGCCGCAACGCCGAGGCCATCACTGACTGGGTTGATCAGCTGCGCGTCGGAAACGGTGCCGCGCTGAGCTGGGACGGCGACATTGCCGTGCTGACCGTCAACACAATGATGGGGGTCGACACGATCGAACAGATCGAGGCGGCCTATGACGAGATTGCAACGCGTGACACCGCAGCCCTCATCATCGACCTGCGCGCCAATCGCGGGGGGATGTTTGCCTTCAAGCCGCTGGTCGAACATGTGCTGGAGACCCCGTTGGATATTGGCGTCTTCGTGTCCCAGGGCTGGAACGCGCACATGGATCGGGCCCCCGGGCCACAGGATGTCACAACCATCGCGCCCTGGACCGGATGGTCGATCCGCGACTTCTGGGACTCTGCCCAGGCCAATGACCTGACCCTGGCGCGCCTCACCCCCGACGGGCCCCATTATGGCGGACCGGTCTATGTCCTCATCAGTGAGCACACCGCCAGCGCCGCCGAGATTGCGGCCGATGCGCTCAGGGCATCAGGGCGCGCGATCCTGATCGGTCAAGGCACGGCCGGCGAAATGCTGTCCCAGCGGGTTTACGACATGCCCGGTGGATTCCAGCTCTACCTGCCGATTGCCGATTATTACTCCCTCGCCAGTGGCCGGATAGAAGGAGTTGGTTTGACACCCGACATGCCGCAGGACGCGGAGAGCGCGCTCCAGACGGCCCTCGATCTGGCCCGGCCATAA
- a CDS encoding folylpolyglutamate synthase/dihydrofolate synthase family protein, translated as MSTRRQALDDALARLARLHPQKIDLSLGRLQRLLAALGSPQDNLPPTIHVAGTNGKGSICAFLAEMARAKGERVHIYTSPHLVNFNERILLDSKPADDHTLIEAFARCEAANFGEPITFFEITTAAAFLLFSEHPADRLILEVGMGGRLDATNVIARPALSVITPVSLDHQEFLGRELADIARIKAGICKFGVPTVVANQCAVSEAAILDEAQKVGAPTYVWGRDYNAYMQHGRLVFENETQVWDLPAPGLLGPHQVLNAGAAAACAAVLQWPEDAVAKGIGDARWPGRLQRLTTGPIGDLARQADAELWLDSGHNEAAAKALSHALADMDERDDRPLVIIAGFSPDKDVEAWCSQFSGLARRLIAVEFKSGRGGSRLASDVAAASARTGLEASTAAGLIAAMKNAIKEHPSPRILISGSLYLVGEALALGDEPPHITPG; from the coding sequence ATTAGCACGCGTCGACAAGCACTCGATGACGCGCTGGCGCGCCTTGCACGCCTGCATCCCCAAAAAATTGACCTCTCCCTGGGCCGCCTCCAGCGGCTTTTGGCAGCGCTTGGCTCGCCGCAGGACAATCTCCCGCCAACCATCCATGTCGCCGGCACCAACGGGAAGGGCTCGATCTGCGCCTTCCTCGCCGAGATGGCCCGCGCCAAGGGCGAGCGGGTGCATATCTATACCTCGCCGCACCTGGTCAATTTCAACGAGCGCATCCTGCTCGACAGCAAGCCGGCCGATGACCACACCCTGATCGAAGCCTTCGCCCGCTGCGAGGCGGCCAATTTCGGCGAACCGATCACCTTCTTCGAGATCACCACCGCCGCGGCCTTCCTGCTGTTCTCGGAGCACCCGGCCGACCGGCTGATCCTCGAGGTCGGCATGGGCGGACGCCTGGACGCAACCAATGTCATCGCCAGACCGGCCCTGTCGGTGATCACACCGGTCAGTCTCGACCACCAGGAATTCCTCGGCCGTGAACTCGCCGATATTGCCCGCATCAAGGCCGGCATCTGCAAGTTCGGGGTCCCGACGGTCGTCGCCAACCAGTGCGCCGTCTCCGAGGCGGCCATTCTCGATGAAGCGCAGAAGGTCGGCGCACCAACCTATGTCTGGGGCCGCGACTATAACGCCTACATGCAGCACGGACGACTGGTCTTCGAGAACGAGACCCAGGTCTGGGACCTGCCGGCGCCGGGCCTTCTGGGCCCCCATCAGGTACTCAATGCCGGTGCGGCTGCAGCCTGCGCGGCGGTCCTGCAATGGCCCGAAGACGCGGTCGCCAAGGGTATCGGTGACGCTCGCTGGCCGGGTCGCCTGCAGCGCCTCACAACTGGACCGATCGGCGACCTCGCCCGCCAAGCCGATGCCGAACTCTGGCTCGACAGCGGCCATAACGAGGCGGCCGCCAAGGCGCTTTCCCACGCCCTGGCGGACATGGACGAGCGCGATGACCGCCCCCTCGTCATCATCGCCGGCTTCTCGCCGGACAAGGATGTGGAAGCCTGGTGCAGCCAGTTCTCCGGCCTTGCCCGCCGCCTGATCGCGGTCGAGTTCAAATCGGGTCGCGGCGGCTCCCGCCTGGCCTCCGATGTTGCGGCCGCCAGTGCCCGCACCGGTCTCGAAGCCAGCACAGCCGCCGGGCTGATCGCGGCCATGAAGAACGCGATCAAGGAACACCCCTCACCGCGAATCCTGATCAGCGGGTCGCTCTACCTTGTCGGCGAAGCACTGGCACTCGGGGATGAACCACCGCACATCACCCCGGGCTGA
- the accD gene encoding acetyl-CoA carboxylase, carboxyltransferase subunit beta, protein MNWLSKITPPGMSKIFSKRDTPDNLWVKCPISEEMVFHKDLEAGLFVTPAGHHMRIAPAYRFQFTFDGEYTEIETPVVVKDPLKFRDDKPYTTKLAAARKKTGRDDAMAIATGQIGGLDAVVLVQNFAFMGGSLGMAAGESFIKAAETAIARKAPMIVFTAAGGARMQEGALSLMQMPRTTLAVEMLREAGLPYIVVLTDPTTGGVTASYAMLGDVHIAEPGALIGFAGPRVIEQTIREKLPEGFQRAEYLLEKGMVDKVVHRADLPATLARLLRVMMKKPGTSIPASLAPPPADHVVSDGGSH, encoded by the coding sequence TTGAACTGGCTGTCCAAGATCACGCCGCCGGGCATGTCGAAGATCTTTTCCAAGCGCGACACGCCGGACAATCTCTGGGTCAAATGCCCGATCTCCGAGGAGATGGTCTTCCACAAGGATCTGGAAGCCGGCCTCTTCGTGACGCCGGCCGGTCACCACATGCGGATCGCGCCAGCCTATCGCTTCCAGTTCACTTTCGACGGCGAGTACACCGAGATCGAAACCCCGGTCGTGGTCAAGGATCCGCTCAAATTCCGTGACGACAAACCCTACACGACCAAGCTGGCCGCAGCCCGCAAGAAGACCGGGCGCGATGACGCCATGGCGATTGCGACCGGCCAGATCGGCGGGCTTGACGCCGTTGTGCTGGTGCAGAATTTTGCCTTCATGGGCGGCTCGCTCGGCATGGCAGCCGGCGAGAGCTTCATCAAGGCGGCTGAGACCGCGATCGCCCGGAAGGCGCCGATGATCGTCTTCACGGCCGCTGGTGGCGCCCGCATGCAGGAAGGCGCGCTGTCTCTGATGCAGATGCCGCGGACCACGCTGGCGGTCGAGATGCTGCGCGAGGCCGGCCTGCCCTATATCGTCGTTCTGACGGACCCGACCACCGGCGGTGTGACCGCGTCCTACGCCATGCTGGGTGATGTCCACATCGCCGAGCCGGGGGCCCTGATCGGCTTTGCCGGACCGCGCGTTATCGAGCAGACCATCCGCGAGAAACTGCCGGAAGGCTTCCAGCGCGCCGAATACCTGCTGGAAAAGGGCATGGTCGACAAAGTCGTGCATCGTGCCGACCTTCCCGCTACATTGGCCCGTCTCCTGAGGGTCATGATGAAAAAGCCGGGCACGTCCATTCCTGCCTCCCTGGCACCGCCGCCAGCCGATCATGTGGTGAGCGACGGGGGAAGCCATTAG
- the trpA gene encoding tryptophan synthase subunit alpha codes for MTNRLTTRFAELSAYNRAGFVAYMMAGDGDSQALLNTLPSAGADVIELGMPFTDPAADGPAIQASALRALEAGMTLKGTLAQAAEFRKRDTETPLVLMGYANPIFSMGWEAFAKAAAKSGVDGLICVDIPPEEDTELRTALNKQDIALIRLATPTTDDDRLATVVANTSGFVYYVSTTGVTGAGTGVVTEVGAAVDRVKAASGLPVAVGFGVREPEQAAAIAKRADAVVVGSAIVDAMHEGGVDGATGLVKRLSSAVHTARRQG; via the coding sequence ATGACCAACCGCCTCACCACCCGTTTCGCGGAACTGTCCGCCTATAATCGTGCCGGATTTGTCGCCTACATGATGGCGGGCGATGGCGACAGCCAAGCGCTCCTGAACACGCTGCCGTCTGCCGGGGCCGATGTGATCGAGCTGGGCATGCCGTTCACCGATCCGGCAGCCGATGGTCCGGCGATTCAGGCTTCGGCGCTGCGAGCGCTGGAGGCGGGAATGACGCTGAAGGGCACGCTCGCCCAGGCTGCCGAATTCCGCAAGCGCGACACGGAAACGCCGCTGGTCCTGATGGGCTACGCCAACCCGATCTTTTCCATGGGCTGGGAGGCCTTCGCCAAGGCCGCGGCCAAGTCTGGCGTCGACGGTCTGATCTGCGTCGACATTCCGCCGGAGGAAGACACCGAGCTGCGCACCGCGCTCAACAAGCAGGACATCGCCCTGATCCGCCTGGCGACGCCGACCACGGATGATGACCGTCTGGCGACCGTGGTCGCCAATACGTCGGGCTTCGTTTATTACGTCTCCACGACAGGGGTGACCGGGGCCGGAACCGGCGTGGTCACCGAGGTTGGCGCTGCCGTCGACCGGGTCAAGGCCGCTTCGGGCCTTCCGGTCGCCGTCGGCTTTGGTGTTCGCGAGCCGGAACAGGCTGCGGCGATTGCCAAGCGGGCTGATGCTGTCGTGGTCGGATCGGCCATTGTCGACGCCATGCATGAGGGCGGCGTTGACGGGGCAACCGGCCTGGTGAAACGTCTGTCGTCGGCGGTCCATACCGCGCGGCGCCAGGGATAA
- a CDS encoding BrnA antitoxin family protein produces MAMIRKKLSDLEPVSEERLRELAAIPDDKIDVSDIPELDEAWFAEATLWTPPSKKQVTLRLDDDIIAFFKESGKGYQTRMNAVLRAFVDAKKKRA; encoded by the coding sequence ATGGCCATGATCCGCAAAAAGCTGAGTGACCTTGAACCCGTCTCCGAGGAGCGACTTCGCGAATTGGCAGCCATCCCCGACGACAAGATCGACGTCTCCGACATACCCGAACTCGACGAGGCCTGGTTCGCTGAAGCCACGCTCTGGACCCCGCCGTCGAAGAAACAGGTCACCTTGCGGCTTGACGACGACATCATCGCCTTCTTCAAGGAGAGTGGAAAAGGCTATCAGACGCGCATGAATGCCGTTCTGCGGGCGTTTGTGGATGCGAAGAAGAAGCGGGCGTGA
- a CDS encoding BrnT family toxin, which translates to MEFEWDPAKDEANQRKHGLSFGEAAFIFEGRVLTQPARRGRDGEARFFSIGLLGERAIAVIHTERNGVIRIISARPAKKKERRLHHGHDPQKAE; encoded by the coding sequence ATGGAATTCGAATGGGATCCGGCCAAGGATGAGGCCAACCAGCGCAAGCATGGGCTGAGTTTTGGGGAAGCTGCCTTCATCTTCGAGGGACGCGTCCTCACGCAGCCGGCCCGCCGCGGTCGCGATGGAGAAGCACGGTTCTTTTCGATTGGACTCCTGGGTGAGCGCGCCATCGCCGTCATCCACACAGAGCGAAACGGGGTGATTCGGATCATTTCCGCCCGCCCCGCCAAGAAGAAGGAAAGGCGCCTCCATCATGGCCATGATCCGCAAAAAGCTGAGTGA
- the trpB gene encoding tryptophan synthase subunit beta: MSEPASADTRPNALSAWPDIDGRFGDYGGRFVAETLMPNILELEKAYTAAKADPDFKAEMDLFLTDYVGKPSPIYFAERLTEAFGGARIWFKRDELNHTGSHKINNCLGQVLLARRMGKTRIIAETGAGQHGVATATVAARFGIPCTVFMGATDVERQAPNVFRMKLLGAEVVPVTSGTGTLKDAMNEALRDWVTNVSDTFYVIGTVAGPHPYPAMVRDFQSIIGREARAQMMDRIGRLPDACVACIGGGSNAMGLFHPFIEDEDVRLIGVEAAGLGVETGKHAASLKGGRPGILHGNKTYLLQDDDGQIIDAHSISAGLDYPGIGPEHAFLHDMKRAEYVSATDEEAMEMFQLCTKLEGIIPALEPAHALARVRDLAKELGPDGLILMNMCGRGDKDVPQVARMLGVEL, from the coding sequence ATGAGCGAACCCGCCTCTGCCGACACACGACCGAATGCGCTTTCGGCCTGGCCCGATATCGATGGCCGCTTCGGCGATTACGGCGGTCGTTTCGTTGCCGAAACGCTGATGCCGAACATTCTCGAGCTCGAGAAGGCCTATACGGCGGCCAAGGCCGATCCTGACTTCAAGGCGGAGATGGATCTCTTCCTGACCGATTATGTCGGCAAGCCCTCGCCGATCTATTTCGCCGAGCGCCTGACCGAAGCGTTTGGCGGCGCCAGGATCTGGTTCAAGCGCGACGAGCTCAACCACACCGGCAGCCACAAGATCAATAACTGCCTCGGCCAGGTCCTGCTGGCCCGCCGCATGGGCAAGACCCGCATCATTGCCGAGACCGGCGCCGGCCAGCATGGCGTGGCGACAGCGACCGTGGCGGCACGCTTCGGCATTCCCTGTACCGTCTTCATGGGCGCGACGGATGTCGAGCGCCAGGCGCCCAACGTCTTCCGCATGAAGCTGCTCGGCGCCGAGGTCGTGCCGGTGACCTCCGGCACAGGCACGCTGAAGGACGCGATGAATGAGGCGCTGCGGGACTGGGTCACCAATGTCTCGGACACCTTCTACGTCATCGGCACGGTCGCGGGCCCGCACCCCTATCCGGCCATGGTCCGCGACTTCCAGTCGATCATCGGCCGCGAGGCCCGCGCCCAGATGATGGACCGGATCGGACGCCTTCCCGATGCCTGTGTCGCCTGCATCGGCGGTGGCTCGAACGCGATGGGGCTGTTCCATCCCTTCATCGAGGATGAGGATGTCCGTCTGATCGGTGTCGAAGCGGCCGGCCTGGGCGTGGAGACCGGCAAGCATGCCGCCTCGCTGAAAGGCGGGCGGCCGGGCATCCTGCACGGCAACAAGACCTATCTCCTTCAGGATGATGACGGCCAGATCATCGACGCCCACTCGATCTCGGCCGGGCTCGATTACCCGGGCATCGGCCCCGAGCACGCCTTCCTGCACGACATGAAACGCGCCGAATACGTCTCCGCGACGGATGAGGAGGCGATGGAGATGTTCCAGCTCTGCACCAAGCTGGAAGGCATCATACCGGCCCTGGAACCCGCCCACGCCCTCGCCCGCGTTCGCGACCTGGCCAAGGAACTCGGCCCGGACGGCCTTATCCTGATGAATATGTGCGGCCGCGGCGACAAGGACGTCCCGCAAGTGGCGCGCATGCTGGGGGTGGAGCTGTAG
- a CDS encoding phosphoribosylanthranilate isomerase, with protein sequence MTDIKFCGLKTGRDIAAAEKAGARWTGYVIFPKSPRHVSPVLAGELCHLAQSSETVAVTVNPDDDLLAQIRDAMRPDWIQLHGAESPQRVVQARAYAKRGIIKALPIAEASDLEAARPYDRIADLMLFDAKPPAGADRPGGLGHGYDYSLLKTLQISVPWLLSGGLDDTNVCAAVKAAGAGAVDVSSGIESAPGVKDAGRIAGFAAALAAC encoded by the coding sequence ATGACCGACATCAAGTTCTGTGGCCTCAAGACCGGACGGGATATCGCGGCGGCCGAAAAGGCCGGGGCGCGCTGGACGGGGTATGTGATTTTCCCGAAGAGCCCGCGCCATGTCTCGCCGGTGCTGGCCGGTGAGCTGTGCCATCTGGCGCAAAGCAGCGAGACGGTCGCCGTCACCGTCAATCCCGATGATGACCTGCTGGCGCAGATCCGTGACGCCATGCGGCCGGACTGGATCCAGTTGCACGGGGCGGAGAGCCCGCAGCGGGTCGTGCAGGCGCGTGCCTATGCAAAGCGCGGGATTATCAAGGCTTTGCCGATTGCCGAGGCGAGCGATCTGGAGGCGGCAAGACCCTATGACCGGATCGCCGACCTGATGCTGTTTGACGCCAAACCACCGGCCGGCGCCGACCGGCCCGGCGGTCTGGGTCATGGCTATGACTATTCTTTGCTGAAAACGCTGCAGATTTCCGTGCCCTGGCTCTTGTCCGGGGGGCTTGATGACACCAATGTCTGCGCCGCTGTCAAAGCTGCCGGAGCCGGGGCGGTGGATGTCTCCTCCGGTATTGAAAGCGCGCCGGGCGTCAAGGATGCCGGGCGCATTGCCGGTTTTGCCGCCGCACTGGCGGCCTGCTGA
- a CDS encoding phosphatidate cytidylyltransferase encodes MPDALHLPLPLLTGFAGITVLLVVGSLAALVLPRLQPGRWDDLAPRMTSWWVMAGLLMVALWAGWQATTLLFAFVSFVALREFVTLAPTRREDRLVVLVVYASVLISYWSIWIDNYAYFLVIVPIYMFVATAVIMTLMGRTDGFLATIGTLQWGVIVCVFNLGHVAFLMRTPIEEVPMAGPAGLVFFLIVMTQLNDVAQYVWGKSLGRHPISPQVSPNKTWEGAIGGWATTALAFVLLAPVFTPLAFWPSVLVGAILPVLGFFGDITMSAIKRDLGVKDTSRLLPGHGGLLDRVDSLTFTAPWYFHMLAIFGLERF; translated from the coding sequence TTGCCTGACGCTCTGCATCTGCCCCTGCCGCTTCTGACCGGTTTCGCCGGTATCACGGTCCTGCTTGTTGTCGGCAGCCTGGCCGCCCTGGTCCTTCCGCGCCTGCAGCCCGGACGGTGGGATGACCTCGCTCCGCGCATGACCAGCTGGTGGGTCATGGCCGGCCTGTTGATGGTGGCGCTCTGGGCTGGCTGGCAAGCAACGACGCTGTTGTTCGCCTTTGTCAGCTTTGTCGCCCTGCGTGAGTTCGTCACACTCGCGCCTACGCGGCGGGAAGACCGGCTGGTGGTGCTGGTCGTCTATGCCTCGGTGCTGATCAGTTATTGGTCGATCTGGATCGACAATTACGCCTACTTCCTCGTCATCGTGCCGATCTACATGTTCGTTGCGACGGCTGTCATCATGACGCTGATGGGCCGCACGGACGGCTTCCTTGCCACAATCGGCACCCTGCAATGGGGCGTCATCGTCTGCGTCTTCAATCTGGGTCATGTCGCTTTTCTGATGCGCACACCGATCGAGGAAGTGCCGATGGCCGGCCCGGCGGGCCTGGTCTTCTTCCTGATCGTGATGACCCAGCTCAACGACGTCGCCCAATATGTCTGGGGCAAGAGCCTGGGGCGGCATCCGATCAGCCCGCAAGTCAGTCCGAACAAGACCTGGGAGGGGGCTATCGGCGGCTGGGCAACGACAGCGCTGGCTTTCGTGCTTCTCGCTCCGGTTTTCACGCCGCTTGCCTTCTGGCCCAGCGTGCTGGTCGGTGCGATCCTGCCGGTGCTCGGCTTTTTTGGCGATATCACCATGTCGGCGATCAAGCGGGACCTGGGCGTCAAGGACACATCCCGTCTGCTGCCGGGGCATGGTGGCTTGCTGGACCGGGTCGACAGCCTCACCTTCACCGCGCCCTGGTATTTCCACATGCTGGCAATTTTCGGCCTGGAGCGCTTCTAG
- a CDS encoding lysophospholipid acyltransferase family protein → MLILLRRLVLVCIIRPIAYLVIGFDVRGAENLPRTGPAIIAANHNSHVDTLLLLSLFRSRLLPRIRPVAASDHFLTGGLASWFYLNCVGILPVNRRARGREDVLAGCRDALSSGDILLIFPEGTRGEPEQMGALKTGIARLAEAFPDCPVVPVYLQGAGRVLPRGSVIPVPFVCSAVIGDALRWSGGRDTFMTGLRDALAALKAEAPPLRWL, encoded by the coding sequence ATGCTCATCCTGCTAAGACGCCTCGTTCTGGTCTGCATCATCCGTCCAATCGCTTATCTCGTCATCGGTTTTGATGTGAGAGGGGCGGAAAACCTGCCTCGGACCGGCCCTGCCATTATTGCCGCCAATCACAACAGCCATGTCGATACGCTCCTCCTGCTCAGCCTGTTTCGCTCGCGCCTTCTGCCCCGCATTCGGCCCGTCGCGGCCTCGGATCACTTTCTGACTGGTGGGCTGGCGAGCTGGTTCTACCTGAACTGTGTCGGAATTCTGCCGGTCAATCGCCGCGCAAGGGGCCGTGAAGATGTGTTGGCGGGCTGCCGGGATGCCCTATCGTCCGGCGACATTCTATTGATCTTCCCGGAGGGCACGCGCGGCGAACCCGAGCAAATGGGCGCGCTCAAGACCGGTATCGCAAGACTGGCCGAAGCCTTTCCCGATTGTCCGGTGGTCCCGGTCTATCTCCAAGGCGCAGGACGGGTCCTGCCGCGTGGTTCGGTCATTCCGGTGCCATTCGTCTGCAGCGCTGTCATCGGCGACGCCCTGCGATGGAGCGGCGGCCGTGATACCTTCATGACGGGCCTGCGCGACGCGCTGGCTGCGCTGAAGGCAGAAGCCCCGCCCCTGCGCTGGCTTTGA
- a CDS encoding CDP-alcohol phosphatidyltransferase family protein, whose product MISNAITLFRTGLALLLLGWLIIHGPGWVALAVFLIAGGLDVLDGKLARALNETSPLGAVLDLIGDRLLTLAAVLGLVAADALPVWALPGAVVLVVRCIVVAGFSEALGPGQSLDQSRLEPLKIVTSFLGLSLAMLPFDALGPVDLDILAGSIISLAGALTLVTLVGYVRAAVARLRQG is encoded by the coding sequence ATGATCTCAAATGCCATCACCCTTTTCCGCACCGGGCTCGCGCTTTTGCTGCTGGGCTGGTTGATCATCCACGGTCCCGGCTGGGTCGCGCTTGCCGTTTTCCTGATTGCCGGCGGGCTTGACGTTCTGGACGGCAAGCTGGCCCGCGCGCTGAACGAGACCTCGCCACTAGGGGCCGTCCTCGATCTTATCGGGGATCGGCTTTTGACCTTGGCGGCTGTCCTCGGGCTTGTCGCCGCCGACGCCTTGCCGGTCTGGGCCCTGCCAGGCGCCGTGGTTCTGGTCGTGCGCTGTATCGTGGTCGCCGGGTTCAGCGAGGCGCTGGGGCCAGGGCAATCCCTGGACCAATCACGACTGGAGCCGTTGAAGATCGTCACCAGCTTTCTCGGCCTCTCACTGGCCATGCTGCCGTTTGATGCGCTGGGCCCGGTCGATCTGGACATCCTCGCGGGCAGCATCATTTCGTTGGCCGGCGCGCTCACCCTGGT